One genomic segment of Dioscorea cayenensis subsp. rotundata cultivar TDr96_F1 unplaced genomic scaffold, TDr96_F1_v2_PseudoChromosome.rev07_lg8_w22 25.fasta BLBR01000071.1, whole genome shotgun sequence includes these proteins:
- the LOC120253369 gene encoding dnaJ homolog subfamily B member 13-like yields MGVDYYKVLQVDKDAKDDDLKKAYRKLAMKWHPDKNPNNKKEAEAKFKQISEAYEVLSDSQKRAIYDQYGEEGLKGQVPPPGAGGSSFNFGGGGDGPNVFRFNPRNADDIFAEFFGFSSPFGSMGGGVKRAGTSRFGGSMFGDDFFSQAFSGEGMGGAGGPMNAGRSQKAAPIENLLPCSLEELYKGTTKKMKISREIADISGKTIPVEEILTIDIKPGWKKGTKITFPEKGNEQPNVIPADIIFVIDEKPHGVFTRDGNDLIATQKISLVEALTGYTVHLTTLDGRTLTIPINNVIHPNYEEVVPREGMPLPKDATKKGNLRIKFNIKFPTRLTAEQKAGIKRLLGP; encoded by the exons atGGGAGTGGATTACTACAAGGTCTTGCAGGTTGACAAGGATGCCAAGGATGATGATTTGAAGAAGGCTTATAGGAAGCTTGCTATGAAATGGCACCCGGATAAGAATCCTAACAACAAGAAGGAGGCGGAGGCTAAGTTCAAGCAGATCTCCGAGGCCTATGAG GTCTTGAGTGATTCTCAGAAGCGTGCCATTTATGACCAGTATGGTGAGGAAGGCCTCAAGGGCCAGGTCCCTCCACCGGGTGCTGGCGGGTCCTCATTCAACTTTGGCGGTGGTGGGGATGGTCCCAATGTATTCCGGTTCAACCCGAGGAATGCTGATGACATTTTTGCAGAGTTCTTCGGGTTCTCAAGTCCATTCGGCAGTATGGGGGGTGGAGTTAAGAGAGCTGGTACTTCAAGGTTCGGTGGTAGCATGTTTGGAGATGACTTCTTTAGCCAGGCATTCAGTGGGGAGGGCATGGGTGGTGCTGGTGGCCCTATGAATGCTGGTCGGTCTCAAAAAGCAGCACCCATTGAGAATTTGCTTCCTTGTAGCCTTGAGGAGCTCTACAAAGGCACCACCAAGAAGATGAAGATCTCTAgagagattgccgatattagtGG TAAAACAATACCAGTTGAGGAAATCTTGACAATTGACATAAAGCCCGGGTGGAAGAAGGGAACGAAGATCACATTTCCTGAGAAAGGGAATGAGCAGCCAAATGTCATCCCTGCAGATATCATCTTCGTGATCGATGAGAAGCCACATGGTGTGTTCACAAGGGATGGCAATGATCTCATTGCTACACAAAAGATCTCTCTTGTTGAAGCCCTGACAGGCTATACAGTCCATCTGACAACCCTGGACGGACGAACTCTCACCATTCCTATAAACAATGTAATACATCCTAACTATGAGGAGGTAGTTCCAAGAGAAGGCATGCCACTACCAAAGGATGCTACAAAGAAAGGGAACCTGAGAATCAAGTTCAACATCAAGTTCCCCACAAGGTTGACTGCAGAGCAGAAGGCTGGAATCAAAAGGCTTTTGGGTCCTTGA